Within Claveliimonas bilis, the genomic segment ACAGCGGATATTTTTATGTGTAAAACAGGGAATCTGTCCGCCGAGGATTATATTACCTTAATATTGACGAATGTAAGCGCAGACCCAGAAATAGAAAATAAATTGATCAAGCGGATTTTAAGAGTAATGGCGGTAGTATATTGTGGAGAAATGGATGAAGACACGACATTGAAATTACTGGAACAGCTTATAGAAATTATAAAAGCCGCAGAAGACAGAATGAAGGATGCAATTGAGTTGGGAAATGCTGCGCAAGTGCCATGTGAAAATCTTAAAATAGCACAGGAGAATGCAAAGGCAAGGCTCGATGCATTAATAGGGACAGAAGAGTCTTTAGTGCAGGCAGGTCGTATGAAAGGGGAAAACGGGGTAGTAAACGAGTATCAGGATAAGCTTGAAGCATTAAAACAAGCATTAAGAGAGCTGGTCGAGGAGGCGGAAAAATACAGCGACAAATGTAAGGGGGGAATTCTGTCAAAAGACCCGCGCCTTATCCATAAAAATTTAAAGAAAATACGTCATTATATAAAAATGGCAGCAGTAATGAGTCAATTGATAGGAAAAGCGAGCAGAGAGGTTACAGTATTTAAATTTCAAGAACATGAATATTATACCGATCTTGTAAAGGGCGCAAGCGCATATGAACGCAAAAAGTATTTGGATGAGAACTCTAAACTGAGTAAATTTTCTTTTGAAAAGTTGATGCCGATATATCCAAAGGAGGAGGAAAGTGGAAAGAGCAGAGGAGAGTATAATCGGTTCTGCATTGAAACATTACTGGACTTATTTTATACGCAGAAAATAAAATATGCTCAAAATCCGGACATTGAATAAGGAGATTGGAAAATTATTGCATTGGGAGGAACTATGATAAAATATTTTTATGCGGATTCACTGAAAGCATATTTTGAGTGTATCAGGGAGATTGAAGAAGTCGTGATAGGGAGGAAAAATGTATCTGGGAATTATTTTTCTGTTGAGAAACCTCCAATTTTATGGTACAGAGGCTTATCCCATGTTACACATTCGCTTACGCCAAGTTTATATCGTGGAAAAGAGAATGGGAAGGGGACAGAAAAATATTCCAGTCTTCATAATGCGGAAGAGATAAGGACACAGCATTACATAGCCAAAAATTATCATTATTTTAACCTGAAGCCTTCATCCCGAATTGAATGGCTGGAGGTGATGCAGCATCATGGAATGAAGACAAGAGTACTGGATTGGTCTGAATCCAGCGTGCATTCTTTGATTTTTGCATTGGGAGCTTTTTTTGAGCTGATTGATTGTATTGCAAATGACAAGCAGACAAGTATGCCATGTGTATGGGTTATGGATCCGGGTGGATTAAACAAAGAAATTTTTAAGGAGATAGCCAACGAGATCACAGCAGAACATCCGTTATTTTGGACGTTAGATTTGAAATATAGAGAGAAGAAGAGAATAAATAATATCCTCAATGAACTGAAAAGAGTTTTGGATAAGGAAGAAAACTTCTTTGAAGAGAAGGATGTGACACATTTAAATTATATTTTAAATTTGAGTGCTATCCATGACGAATATATACAGAATCTTCCACAGATAAAAGCGTTGCTGTTACAGGGGGAAGTCGTACCCATCATCTACTATATTTTGCTTCGCATTTACTCAGAAGGGTATATCCAGGAGAAAAAAGCGCTTCCACCTTTGTCAATTGTAAATCCGTATCATTCTGAAAGGATAAAGGCACAAAAAGGAGTATTCAGTGTATTTCCTTTTTATAAGGAAGAGGAAATAGATAAGAAACTTCGCAAGATGGGCATTGTGCCAGAAGGGATGGAAAACAATAAAGTAGCGCAAGATTATCTTTATAAAATTGTTTTACTGAAACCGCAGCGCATTGTAGAAGAGATGATTGCAAATGGCATGGACGGCGGATGGCTTTATCCTGAACTTCCTACTATGGCGAAGCTTATAGAAAATCATAAAGTAGAATAAACAGGATAAGAAGGAAAGTAAACCTGGATTTTAATTTCCATAAATCAGGTCTTTACTTTCCTTCTTTTTTATCCTATAATGAAATTATGTAAATAAAATATCTTTATTTATTCTTCTGTGACAGAGAGGACAAGAATGATGTTGAGAACATAAAAACGATTCTGTGAATGTCAGATTTACGTATGAAAGAAAATGAAAAGCAAAGCCGAATTCTGGAGCGAGAAAAGCTCATAGAGGAAGTGAAGAAACTGACGCTTTTTGATGATGTTTTTATGTCTGCTGTTCTGGAAGATATTCCTGCATGTCAACATGTATTGCGGATTCTGACAGGAATTTCTGATTTAAGTATACGTACAGTAAAAAGCCAATATCATATAACAAAGCTTGTTTCCAAACGTTCAAGGTTGGATATTTTTGCAGAAAGTACGGATAATCAGATTTATATTATTGAAGTTCAGAAAGAAGATAAAGAGAATCACTCAAAAAGGGTCCGGTATTACCGTGCTATGGCAGATAGTGAACTGCTGCGCCGAGGCGAAGGTTATGAGAAACTTCCGGAGTGTTCTCTTTTTTACATCAGTCAAACAGATATATGGAACAGAGGAAGCACAATTTATCCTGTATATAAATATCTGGGAAATACCGGAGAAGAATATGAGGATGGGCAGCACATTATTTTTGTCAATGCAGAAGTAGACGATTATACTGAAATTGCAGAGCTGATGAAATACTTTAAGACAGCGGACCCGGAAGATGACAGTCAGGGGGCTTTGTCGAAGCGTGTTAAGTTTTTGAAAGGTGAAAAGAAAGGACTGGATATCATGAGTAATTTTGGAGAACGAATGGAGAAAAGGGGAGAGGAAAGGGGAGAGAAAAGAGCAGAGAGAAGATTGATTTTGGGCTTATTGAAAGCTGGGGCAGAAATCAGTCTTATTAAAGAAGCTAGCGGATTGAGCGAAGAGGAAATCGAAGAAATAAGCAAGAAATCAGAGCTCCAGGAAATATGAGAAAAGGCGGGACGTTATGAGTAATTTTGCAGAACGAATGGAGAAAAGGGGAGAGAAAAGAGCAGAAAGAAGATTGATTTTGGGCTTATTGAAAGCTGGGGCAGAAATCAGCCTTATTAAAGAAGCCAGTGGACTGAGTGAAGAGGAAATTGAAGAAATACGTAAAGGAGCGGAAGTTTAAAGGTGCTTCTGTAACACCAAGGATATGAATTATGACAGACAGTGACAGAATATCTGAAGGACTGGAAAAAGAGAGTAGAGCGGCTGGAGATTGTCCGGGCTATGATCCGCTGCCAATAGAAGATGAAAAGATAAGGCCGGAATGTCGCCATGACTTCTCGGAGGAACAGAAAGAGAGGTTAGCGGCGTATTTTCGTGCATTGAAGCAGATAAGAAGAAAGTAACGAAACGCCTCTGTGCCATTCAAGAGCACAGAGGCGTTTCGTTATTTTTCTTCCCGGCGATGATCCTCCCATATTTTTTCCAGTGCACCGGGCGTTTCTATGAGAAGCTTTGTGCCTTCTGCCATGCATCTGGCAGCGTACAGCATCCCTTTGTGACCAATGCTCATGCCGGCCTGGCGGGCAGCAGCCCAGTGATGAAGAGGGGTTCCCTTGCACATGGTGGCAGCGCTGATGGTGATCATAGGGACAACGTGGCTGACTTCGGAGGCATCCGTTCCGATGGCAATGGGAACGGGTTCATCTTCCAGCGGCTCCAGCCCTGTGAAATAAATGCCGTGATTGTTAAGCCCGGCTTCCCTGCTGATTTCGGCGGCAAAGTCCAGTTCTTCCTGTGTGTAAGTGGGAGTGTCGATTTTTGTCATGGCTTCGTAGTAAAGCTCGGTCAGTGCGCGGTTTATTTTCATTTCCCGACAGCTTTTTACCAGTTCGATGTCCACAGACGTTCCGGTCATGAGTGCAGCGCCCCGGGCGCAGTCATCCACCCTCCGGCTTGCCTCCTCTGTGCGGGATCTTAGGGAAGCGCGGATAAAGTAGTTCGTTTTTGCGGTATCGGGAACTACATTGGCGGGGATGTGATTATCGATATAGGCATAATGCATCCTCACGTCGCCCGGTACATGTTCACGAAGATAATTGACGCCGATATTCATGAGCTCTGCAGCGTCCAGCGCGCTTCGGCCCTCTTCGGGGGATCGGGAAGCATGGGCGCTGACACCGTGAAATGTGTAGTTTTTTACGTCCTGTGCCTGCCAGATATCATTGCTGATCCGGTTCCGGTCAAATGGATGCCACATGACGGCAACGTCCAGATCGTCAAATACGCCTGCTTTTGTCATGACGATCTTTCCAGACATGATTTCTTCAGCAGGGCAGCCGTAGACAAGGATAGTGCCGGGAGTTTTGGAAGTTTCCATATCATTTTTCAGAGCACAGGCAGCAGCGCATACGCCTGTGCCGAGAAGGTTATGCCCGCAGGCATGGCCGATTTCCGGAAAGGCGTCATACTCTGCCAGAAAGCCGAGGCGAGGAGAGCCATTTCCCCAGGTGGCGGTAAAAGCGGTGTCAATGCCGGCTGTTTTCCATGTTATTTGAAAGCCCTGATTTTCCAGGAAGGATGCAAGGCGCTTGGAAGAATAGGTTTCTTCATAAGCAAGCTCCGGGTGACAGAAAATATCATGGGATATATCCGTTAATTCTGCTTCGTGGGAAGCAATCCAGTCTGCAATTCTATTCATATACGTTTTTCCTCATTGTTTTGATTGGAAGAAGAGCTAAAAAACTCTTCGATTTAGTATAATAAAGTGACGAGTAAAGTATACAACAGATAATGGGAAAAAGAAAGTCAGGGGAGGTTTTGGGATAAACAAAATAGGAAAATCTTAAGGAAATCTTCTGTAAATTTTGATTGCTTTTCCTGTTACATGGGGATATTATAAATACTACAATTGCGAAAGCAGAGGTGAAAGAAGAATGTTGCAGGAATTTATCGCGAAAGCGATTTGGTTTTTAAAGATATATTATGTGGAGAATCAGCTTCTGGTGCAGTTCCTTTTGCTTTTTGTGATTACGTATATGCTTCTTATGTACTGGCTGAACCCGAGGCTGTCTCCTGTTTTGAGAAAAGTACTGGCGATTTTCTGTCTGCTTGTAGAGCTGGCAGGCATCGCTTATTTCACATTGGGATTCCGGGAGATTGGCACATCTCATCGATATGAGCTGGAAATGTTCTGGTCCTATAAAGAGTGGATTTTTGGCGGAAATGTGGAACTTGGAATGGAAGTGATCAATAATATCGCTCTGTTTTTCCCGTTGGGATTCCTTTTGAATGATGCGCTGAAAAAGGCGTCTTTCTGGAAAGTGCTGATGCTGTCGATGTTTTTAAGCATTGCGGTAGAGAGTACTCAGCTTGTTTATAAGATCGGGCTGTTCGAACTGGATGATATCTTTAATAATACGATGGGAGCAATGGCGGGATGGTGTCTCTTCCATATCCTGCGCTCTCCGGTGAGAAACCAGTGCCGGGTGCCGAAAAGAAGGAGACGGTATGCACAGGCGCGTTTGTAAATTGTCGGCTTATCCTTTTTCTCCTGGATCACGAGCGTGCTCTGAAAAAGAAGGAATAATAAAAGAAAAGGCACGTTAACTGACTGTATTCTGCGTGAAGCCGTACGCAGTTTCGCGGTGATTTCCTTATATAATCTATAGAAACTATAGAAAAAGGAGGTCACACGTGATGGTGAACGAAAACATGGAATTTGAGGTGATTGTCCGGCAGTGGCTGGATAATGTAAGGCTTCGCGTTAAAGAATCTTCCTATGTAAAGTATAATAATCTGGTGCGCAACCACATTTTGCCTCAGCTTGGCAGTGTGAAAGCGGGACAGATGACAACCGCTGTCGTAGAAGCGTTTGTACAGGATAAGCTGTCCGGAGGAAATTTGCGGGGAGAGGCCTTGTCGGGGAAAACAGTCAAGGATATTTTGACGCTGCTCAAGGAAATCTGCCGTTATGCATCTTATTGGGATGTGGAATTTCCCTGCCATTTCGAACTGATACGGCTGAAAAACTGTGACAGTCAGATCCATATCCTGGAGAGGCAGGAGCAGAGGAAGCTGGAGCGATTCCTGATGAGTGATGAAAGCCTGACTAAGACGGGAGTTCTTTTGAGTCTGTATATGGGGCTTAGGCTGGGAGAAGTCTGTGCGCTGAAAAAGGAAAACATTATTAATAAGGAAGAACTTCTGCAGGTGCGTTTTACTATGCAGAGAATACAGGATGTAAAAATGAGCGGGGGAAGGAAGACCAAGATCATTGTGACAGAGCCGAAGAGCAGCTGTTCGAGAAGGGATATTCCGATCCCCTTCTTTTTGCAGGAAAGATTGAAAACTCTGGAGAAATCTCCGGAAAATGCATATGTCCTTACGGGTACGGCAGATAAATTTATTGAGCCGAGAACCATGGAAAATATTTTTAAGCGGTATCTTAGGGAATGCCGGATGAATGAGATCAATTACCATGCGCTTCGCCACACGTTTGCCACCAGATGCATTGAAGAGGGGTTCGATATTAAATCTTTAAGTGAAATTCTGGGACATGCCAATGTAAATATTACGCTGAACCGGTATGTGCATTCTTCTATGGAACAAAAAAGAAAGCATATGGACCGGTTGTGTGTCAGTCCTTGACATGGGAAAGAGAATCGCTATAATAATCAGAAGAAAAGCAGCGGAAGGAATGGAAATGAATTGAAACGAAAAGTATTGACAGCGGCGGTCTTTTTCTGGATGTGTCTGATCTTCTGGTTTTCGGCACAGCCGGCGGATGAATCCAGCAATATGAGTCTTTCGGTTGGGAAAATAGTAGGAGAGATTTTCGTGCCTGATTATGATAAATGGACAGAAAAGGAACAGGAAGCATTTGCCGAGCGAATAGATTATCCGGTGAGAAAGGCGGCCCATGCCACAGAATACGCCTGTTTTGCAGTTCTCCTTATGGGAATGTACCAAAGTTATGGGCTGGCAGGCAGAAGACAGATCATTGCCAGTTTTTTGTCGGCGGCGGCTTATGCGGCAACTGATGAATTTCATCAGCTCTTTGTGCCGGGCAGAGGATGCAGAGTTACAGATGTGCTGATCGACAGTCTTGGGGCGGCGGCAGGTATATTGCTCTTTCTTGCAGTGAGTTTTCTGCTTGCCCGGCCGGCGCATTGCAGGAAAGAAGCAGAAAATGTAGTATCGGGAACAGAAAAAACCACATAATATAGTAAATTTCCAGCTTATTACACTTTTAACGCACAGGCTTTTGTGGTATAATAACGGCAGCGCGGTTATTATACCTGCGCATAGGGCAGTTTTTGTGGAACCGCAGAAATCCACTGCGCATCCGTCGGGCATATTATGGCGGCAACCAAGTGTTTTGGGACGGGAAAAGCCAAGGGAGTATTAAGCATAGAAAACGCCGTCAGGCGAAAGAAAAATGCAGGGCAGGAAGCCCTGTATTTTCTTTATGGTGGCTGGCGTCGTACATTTCTTAATGGGTTTGAAAAAAGAGATTGGTTTATGATAAAATAGAGAAGCATAAGTTTTCTTTTGGTAGAAATACTAATTGGAGGAGCATCCATGACAAGTAGAGAGGTTAGCTTTGTGGTAACAGAGGATTATAGAGCTTGGATAGAGAACATAAAACAAAAAATCAGGCAGAGCCAAATTAAGGCATCTGTGAAAGTGAATTATGCTATGCTGGATTTGTATTGGGATATAGGCAGAGACATTGTGATAAAACAGAAAACTGCTAAATGGGGAGATGCTTTTCTGCCTGCTATGAGCAAAGATTTGAAAAAAACATTTCCGAATATGTCGGGTTTTTCTGTTCAGAATTTAAAAAGTATTCGTTATTGGTATAAATTCTATAACATTGATGAAAATGGTTTACAAGCTGTAAGCCAAACGGACATGATAGAAAAAATGGTAAAAAGCATTCCGTGGGGCCATAATCAGCGAATTGTTTATAAATGCCAAAGCATTCCGGAAGCATTATTCTATGTGCAGAAAACAATGGACAACGGGTGGAGCAGATCAGTATTAGAACATCAGATTGATAGCGGACTCTATGATAGGCAGGGGAAAGCAATTACTAATTTTTCTGTAAAACTTCCAGAGCCTCAATCAGACTTGGCAGTGCAGACTTTGAAAAATCCATATAATTTTGATTTCCTCACACTCCGAGAAGAATACGATGAAAAAGAATTAGAAGATGCCCTTGTTAACCAAATTACGCAATTTTTACTGGAGCTTGGCACAGGATTTTCCTATATGGGCAGACAAGTCCATATTCGTGTTGGAGAAAGCGATTTTTATATTGATTTGCTTTTCTACCATGCCCGTCTGCATTGTTATGTGGTGGTAGAATTGAAAACTGAAAAGTTTAAGCCGGAGTTTGCGGGAAAATTAAATTTTTATGTAACTGCTGTTAATAAACAGATGAAGGCATTCCAGGATAATCCGACTATTGGAATACTCATTTGTAAAGATAAAGACGATGTTGTCGCAGAATATGCTCTTGACGATATATCACAGCCTATCGGGATTGCAGAATATGAATTGACAAAGGTACTGCGTGAGGAGTTTAAAAGTAGTCTGCCGACAGTAGAAGAAATTGAAAACGAGCTGTCTGAGTAAATTGGCTTACAACTTGTAAGCCAATTTGTCAAAATTAAAATTGCATATTTTTTTAACATAGCTGAGAGGTGTTCATTGTGAAAACCCTTCAGCTTTTCTATTTAAAGGGAAAGTCCCATTTTTTCAGGAATTTTGGGCTATCCCCTTGACTTTTCGGTTTAGACATAATAGAATAATCTAGCGCGTATAAAAATGTGCAGTATTTTTTTGCGCGTTTTAAACGGAATGACGTTTAAAAACCCGTAACTTATTTTTATCGTAGGAGGTGAAAAGAAATGCCAACATTTAACCAGTTAGTAAGAAAAGGACGTCAGACATCTGTAAAGAAGTCAACAGCACCGGCACTTCAGAAAGGATACAACTCCCTGAAGAAGAGAGCGACAGACGCATCTGCACCGCAGAAGAGAGGCGTTTGTACAGCTGTTAAGACAGCGACACCTAAGAAACCTAACTCAGCTCTTAGAAAGATCGCCAGAGTTCGTCTGTCTAACGGAATCGAAGTAACAAGCTATATTCCGGGAGAAGGACATAACCTTCAGGAGCATAGTGTTGTTCTGATCCGTGGAGGGCGTGTTAAGGACCTTCCAGGTACAAGATACCACATCGTAAGAGGAACACTTGATACAGCAGGTGTTGCCAAGAGAAGACAGGCTCGTTCCAAATACGGAGCAAAGAGACCGAAAGACGCAAAGAAATAAGCTCTTAGTAAATGTAAGAGAAAATTGTAGTCACAAACAGAACTATGATGAAGTAAGTTACAGGTATTACGGATAGAAGAAAGCGTTTCTTCCTGCCGTATGGCCTGTGCACTACACTGTATCATTAGAAAGACACATGTGAGTACCGATGAATTAATCAATTGTTTAAGGAGGGAAGGACCGTGCCACGTAAAGGACATACTCAGAAAAGAGACGTATTAGCAGATCCATTGTACAACAACAAAGTGGTTACGAAACTTATCAATAACATTATGTTAGATGGTAAGAAGGGAATCGCACAGAAGATTGTATATGGAGCGTTTGACAGAGTTGCAGAAAAGACCGATAAGCCGGCTATCGAAGTGTTTGAAGAGGCAATGAACAATATCATGCCAGTACTTGAGGTAAAGGCAAGACGTATCGGTGGTGCAACATACCAGGTGCCAATCGAAGTAAGAGCTGACAGAAGACAGGCTCTGGCGCTTCGCTGGCTGACCAACTTCTCCCGCGCAAGAGGCGAGAAGACAATGGAAGAAAGACTGGCAAATGAGATCATGGATGCTGCAAACAACACAGGTGCAGCAGTTAAGAGAAAAGAAGACATGCACAAGATGGCAGAAGCAAACAAAGCATTTGCTCACTATCGATTCTAATAGGAGGAAGAGACCTTGGCTGGAAGAGAATATCCATTGGAGAGAACCAGAAATATTGGTATTATGGCTCATATCGATGCTGGTAAGACAACATTGACAGAGCGTATTCTGTATTACACTGGTGTTAACTACAAAATTGGTGATACTCATGAAGGTACTGCTACCATGGACTGGATGGAGCAGGAGCAGGAAAGAGGTATTACAATTACTTCAGCCGCTACTACATGTCACTGGACTCTGGAAGAAAAGACAAAGCCGAAAAAAGGTGCTTTGGAACATCGTATCAATATCATTGATACCCCGGGCCACGTTGACTTTACAGTAGAGGTTGAGCGTTCACTTCGCGTACTTGACGGTGCGGTGGGCGTATTCTGTGCTAAAGGCGGTGTAGAACCTCAGTCAGAAAACGTATGGCGTCAGGCTGACACATACAATGTACCACGTATGGCCTTCATCAATAAAATGGACATCCTGGG encodes:
- a CDS encoding PDDEXK nuclease domain-containing protein; protein product: MTSREVSFVVTEDYRAWIENIKQKIRQSQIKASVKVNYAMLDLYWDIGRDIVIKQKTAKWGDAFLPAMSKDLKKTFPNMSGFSVQNLKSIRYWYKFYNIDENGLQAVSQTDMIEKMVKSIPWGHNQRIVYKCQSIPEALFYVQKTMDNGWSRSVLEHQIDSGLYDRQGKAITNFSVKLPEPQSDLAVQTLKNPYNFDFLTLREEYDEKELEDALVNQITQFLLELGTGFSYMGRQVHIRVGESDFYIDLLFYHARLHCYVVVELKTEKFKPEFAGKLNFYVTAVNKQMKAFQDNPTIGILICKDKDDVVAEYALDDISQPIGIAEYELTKVLREEFKSSLPTVEEIENELSE
- a CDS encoding VanZ family protein gives rise to the protein MLQEFIAKAIWFLKIYYVENQLLVQFLLLFVITYMLLMYWLNPRLSPVLRKVLAIFCLLVELAGIAYFTLGFREIGTSHRYELEMFWSYKEWIFGGNVELGMEVINNIALFFPLGFLLNDALKKASFWKVLMLSMFLSIAVESTQLVYKIGLFELDDIFNNTMGAMAGWCLFHILRSPVRNQCRVPKRRRRYAQARL
- a CDS encoding Rpn family recombination-promoting nuclease/putative transposase: MKENEKQSRILEREKLIEEVKKLTLFDDVFMSAVLEDIPACQHVLRILTGISDLSIRTVKSQYHITKLVSKRSRLDIFAESTDNQIYIIEVQKEDKENHSKRVRYYRAMADSELLRRGEGYEKLPECSLFYISQTDIWNRGSTIYPVYKYLGNTGEEYEDGQHIIFVNAEVDDYTEIAELMKYFKTADPEDDSQGALSKRVKFLKGEKKGLDIMSNFGERMEKRGEERGEKRAERRLILGLLKAGAEISLIKEASGLSEEEIEEISKKSELQEI
- a CDS encoding tyrosine-type recombinase/integrase, with product MVNENMEFEVIVRQWLDNVRLRVKESSYVKYNNLVRNHILPQLGSVKAGQMTTAVVEAFVQDKLSGGNLRGEALSGKTVKDILTLLKEICRYASYWDVEFPCHFELIRLKNCDSQIHILERQEQRKLERFLMSDESLTKTGVLLSLYMGLRLGEVCALKKENIINKEELLQVRFTMQRIQDVKMSGGRKTKIIVTEPKSSCSRRDIPIPFFLQERLKTLEKSPENAYVLTGTADKFIEPRTMENIFKRYLRECRMNEINYHALRHTFATRCIEEGFDIKSLSEILGHANVNITLNRYVHSSMEQKRKHMDRLCVSP
- a CDS encoding FRG domain-containing protein; translated protein: MIKYFYADSLKAYFECIREIEEVVIGRKNVSGNYFSVEKPPILWYRGLSHVTHSLTPSLYRGKENGKGTEKYSSLHNAEEIRTQHYIAKNYHYFNLKPSSRIEWLEVMQHHGMKTRVLDWSESSVHSLIFALGAFFELIDCIANDKQTSMPCVWVMDPGGLNKEIFKEIANEITAEHPLFWTLDLKYREKKRINNILNELKRVLDKEENFFEEKDVTHLNYILNLSAIHDEYIQNLPQIKALLLQGEVVPIIYYILLRIYSEGYIQEKKALPPLSIVNPYHSERIKAQKGVFSVFPFYKEEEIDKKLRKMGIVPEGMENNKVAQDYLYKIVLLKPQRIVEEMIANGMDGGWLYPELPTMAKLIENHKVE
- the rpsG gene encoding 30S ribosomal protein S7 — translated: MPRKGHTQKRDVLADPLYNNKVVTKLINNIMLDGKKGIAQKIVYGAFDRVAEKTDKPAIEVFEEAMNNIMPVLEVKARRIGGATYQVPIEVRADRRQALALRWLTNFSRARGEKTMEERLANEIMDAANNTGAAVKRKEDMHKMAEANKAFAHYRF
- a CDS encoding VanZ family protein, with translation MKRKVLTAAVFFWMCLIFWFSAQPADESSNMSLSVGKIVGEIFVPDYDKWTEKEQEAFAERIDYPVRKAAHATEYACFAVLLMGMYQSYGLAGRRQIIASFLSAAAYAATDEFHQLFVPGRGCRVTDVLIDSLGAAAGILLFLAVSFLLARPAHCRKEAENVVSGTEKTT
- the rpsL gene encoding 30S ribosomal protein S12 — protein: MPTFNQLVRKGRQTSVKKSTAPALQKGYNSLKKRATDASAPQKRGVCTAVKTATPKKPNSALRKIARVRLSNGIEVTSYIPGEGHNLQEHSVVLIRGGRVKDLPGTRYHIVRGTLDTAGVAKRRQARSKYGAKRPKDAKK
- a CDS encoding amidohydrolase, which translates into the protein MNRIADWIASHEAELTDISHDIFCHPELAYEETYSSKRLASFLENQGFQITWKTAGIDTAFTATWGNGSPRLGFLAEYDAFPEIGHACGHNLLGTGVCAAACALKNDMETSKTPGTILVYGCPAEEIMSGKIVMTKAGVFDDLDVAVMWHPFDRNRISNDIWQAQDVKNYTFHGVSAHASRSPEEGRSALDAAELMNIGVNYLREHVPGDVRMHYAYIDNHIPANVVPDTAKTNYFIRASLRSRTEEASRRVDDCARGAALMTGTSVDIELVKSCREMKINRALTELYYEAMTKIDTPTYTQEELDFAAEISREAGLNNHGIYFTGLEPLEDEPVPIAIGTDASEVSHVVPMITISAATMCKGTPLHHWAAARQAGMSIGHKGMLYAARCMAEGTKLLIETPGALEKIWEDHRREEK